One part of the Janthinobacterium sp. 17J80-10 genome encodes these proteins:
- a CDS encoding PA4780 family RIO1-like protein kinase, whose product MKPPKRLQPLIDEGMVDAVLRQLMSGKEATVYVVRCGDEVRCAKVYKEANQRSFHQAVSYQEGRRVKNSRQARAMEKGSRYGRQMAEEAWQNAEVDALYRLAAAGVRVPRPFICFEGVLLMELVTDAGGNAAPRLNDVELTEATALDYHAQLLRQVVLMLCAGVVHGDLSEYNILVDALGPVIIDLPQAVDAAGNNNAGAMLERDVDNLATYFGRFAPQLAHSQYGKEIWGLYQAGLLKPDTPLTGRIKEDKRPADVGAVIQAIQLAEKEEEERQRRMLMAE is encoded by the coding sequence ATGAAACCTCCGAAACGCCTGCAGCCCCTGATCGATGAAGGCATGGTGGACGCGGTGCTGCGCCAGCTCATGAGCGGCAAGGAAGCCACCGTCTATGTGGTGCGCTGCGGCGACGAAGTGCGTTGCGCCAAGGTGTACAAGGAAGCCAACCAGCGCAGCTTTCACCAGGCGGTGTCGTACCAGGAAGGCCGGCGCGTCAAGAACAGCCGCCAGGCGCGCGCCATGGAAAAGGGCAGCCGCTATGGCCGCCAGATGGCCGAGGAAGCCTGGCAAAATGCCGAGGTCGATGCGCTGTACCGGCTGGCGGCAGCCGGCGTGCGCGTGCCCAGGCCTTTCATCTGCTTTGAAGGCGTGCTGCTGATGGAACTGGTGACGGATGCCGGGGGCAATGCCGCGCCGCGCCTGAACGATGTCGAACTGACCGAGGCGACCGCGCTCGACTACCATGCGCAGCTGCTGCGCCAGGTCGTGCTGATGCTGTGCGCCGGCGTCGTGCACGGCGACCTGTCCGAATACAATATCCTGGTCGATGCTCTAGGTCCGGTCATCATCGACTTGCCCCAGGCGGTGGATGCGGCGGGCAACAACAATGCCGGAGCCATGCTGGAGCGCGATGTCGACAACCTGGCCACTTACTTTGGCCGCTTTGCGCCGCAGCTGGCCCACTCCCAATATGGCAAGGAAATCTGGGGCCTGTACCAGGCGGGCCTGCTGAAACCCGACACGCCCTTGACCGGCCGCATCAAGGAAGACAAGCGTCCCGCCGATGTCGGTGCGGTGATACAGGCGATTCAACTGGCAGAAAAAGAGGAAGAGGAACGCCAGCGGCGCATGCTGATGGCAGAATAG
- the aas gene encoding bifunctional acyl-ACP--phospholipid O-acyltransferase/long-chain-fatty-acid--ACP ligase, with protein MLKTLLRIALKALFRVRVTGDRSTFLNPRTLIVANHESFLDGLLLGLFMPVEATFVVHTQIASRPLFRFLLRFVPHLAVDSASPLAMKVIVKLVETGRPVVIFPEGRITNTGSLMKVYDGAAFVAAKTGATIVPVRIDGAARSYFGRLAGVYPRKAFPQVSIAIQPRRTIPMPDLPSAKLRRRRAGELLRQILLDMLVATRPQKTLFDAFLDAKKTFGANYKLVEDIRLVEESYGSLLKMALGISRIMSRLTAPGEVVGVLTPNAAPTLGLVLALSAGTRVPAMLNYTAGADGLKAACTAAGIKTIITSRAFLEKARLTQLVTQLPGITVHYLEDLKAQFGFGDKLWVVWHLLFPRSAALPQQPDDPAIVLFTSGSEGKPKGVVHSHNSMLSNVAQVRAVADFTPLDKFMMALPLFHSFGLTCGVLLPLVSGCKVFLYPSPLHYRIIPEIVYDRDCTVLFGTSTFLANYGKFAHPYDFGRLRYVVAGAEKLSDDVRKLWIEKFGIRILEGYGVTECAPVVAVNVPMACRIGSVGQFLPGMEYEFEPVPGIDNGGALHVKGPNVMKGYFLFDKPGVIQPPQSIGAGWYSTGDIVARDEDGFVHIRGRLKRFAKIAGEMVSLEVVEKIANAAAPGHAHAASTRPDAAKGEALVLLTTLAGLRRDQLVAAAKALGAPELAVPRVIHHIDAIPLLGSGKTDYVTLKRMAEETASTAASAADADAEADAA; from the coding sequence ATGCTGAAAACCCTCTTGCGCATCGCCCTCAAGGCATTGTTTCGCGTCCGCGTCACCGGTGACAGGAGCACGTTCCTGAATCCGCGCACCCTGATCGTCGCCAACCACGAATCCTTCCTCGACGGCTTGCTGCTCGGCCTGTTCATGCCGGTGGAAGCGACCTTTGTCGTGCATACGCAGATCGCCAGCCGCCCGCTGTTCCGCTTCCTGCTGCGCTTCGTGCCGCACCTCGCGGTCGATTCCGCCAGCCCGCTGGCCATGAAAGTCATCGTCAAGCTGGTTGAAACCGGGCGGCCGGTCGTGATCTTCCCGGAAGGCCGCATTACCAATACCGGCTCGCTCATGAAAGTCTATGACGGCGCTGCCTTCGTCGCCGCCAAGACCGGCGCCACTATTGTCCCGGTGCGCATCGATGGCGCCGCGCGCAGCTACTTCGGGCGCCTGGCCGGCGTGTATCCGCGCAAGGCTTTCCCGCAAGTCAGCATTGCCATCCAGCCGCGCCGCACCATTCCCATGCCCGATCTGCCCTCGGCCAAGCTGCGCCGCCGCCGCGCCGGCGAACTGCTGCGCCAGATCCTGCTCGACATGCTGGTGGCCACACGTCCCCAGAAAACGCTGTTCGATGCCTTCCTCGATGCGAAAAAAACCTTCGGCGCGAACTACAAGCTGGTCGAGGATATCCGCCTGGTGGAAGAATCCTACGGCTCGCTGCTGAAGATGGCGCTCGGCATCAGCCGCATCATGTCGCGCCTGACCGCCCCCGGAGAAGTGGTCGGCGTGCTGACGCCGAATGCCGCGCCCACGCTCGGCCTGGTGCTGGCGCTGTCGGCGGGCACGCGCGTGCCCGCCATGCTCAACTATACTGCCGGCGCCGATGGACTCAAGGCTGCCTGCACCGCCGCCGGGATCAAGACCATCATCACCTCGCGCGCCTTCCTGGAAAAAGCCCGCCTGACCCAGCTGGTGACGCAACTGCCGGGCATCACGGTGCATTACCTGGAAGACCTGAAGGCGCAGTTCGGCTTCGGCGACAAGCTGTGGGTCGTGTGGCACCTGTTGTTCCCGCGCAGCGCGGCGCTGCCGCAGCAGCCTGACGATCCGGCCATCGTATTGTTTACCTCCGGCTCCGAAGGCAAGCCCAAGGGCGTGGTGCATTCGCACAATTCGATGCTCTCCAACGTCGCCCAGGTGCGCGCGGTGGCGGACTTCACCCCGCTCGACAAGTTCATGATGGCGCTGCCGCTGTTCCATTCCTTTGGCCTGACCTGCGGCGTGCTGCTGCCGCTGGTGTCCGGCTGCAAGGTCTTTTTGTACCCCAGCCCCCTGCATTACCGCATCATCCCGGAAATCGTCTACGACCGCGATTGCACGGTGCTGTTCGGCACTTCCACTTTCCTGGCCAATTACGGCAAGTTCGCCCATCCCTACGACTTCGGCCGCCTGCGCTACGTCGTGGCCGGCGCCGAGAAGCTGTCCGACGATGTGCGCAAGCTGTGGATCGAGAAGTTTGGCATCCGCATCCTTGAAGGCTATGGCGTCACCGAATGCGCCCCGGTGGTGGCGGTCAACGTGCCGATGGCGTGCCGCATCGGCAGCGTCGGCCAGTTCCTGCCCGGCATGGAATATGAGTTCGAGCCTGTGCCTGGCATCGACAATGGCGGCGCACTGCACGTCAAGGGGCCGAACGTGATGAAGGGTTACTTCCTGTTCGACAAACCCGGCGTCATCCAGCCGCCGCAATCCATCGGCGCCGGCTGGTATTCGACTGGCGACATCGTCGCGCGCGACGAGGATGGCTTCGTGCATATCCGCGGGCGCTTAAAGCGCTTCGCCAAGATCGCCGGCGAAATGGTGTCGCTGGAAGTCGTCGAGAAAATCGCCAATGCGGCCGCGCCCGGCCATGCCCACGCCGCCTCGACCCGGCCGGACGCCGCCAAGGGCGAGGCGCTGGTGCTGCTGACCACGCTCGCAGGACTTCGCCGCGACCAGCTTGTGGCAGCTGCCAAGGCCCTCGGCGCACCCGAACTGGCCGTGCCGCGGGTGATCCACCACATCGATGCGATTCCTTTGCTGGGTTCCGGCAAGACCGATTACGTCACCCTGAAGCGCATGGCTGAGGAAACCGCCAGCACGGCCGCGAGCGCCGCCGATGCCGATGCGGAAGCTGACGCCGCCTGA
- a CDS encoding MFS transporter gives MSSQFSLLKTRRFGPFFGTQFLGAFNDNLFKNALVVLLTFQAAQWTTLKPELLANLAAGIFILPFFLFSATAGQLADKFDKAMLARQVKLLEIGITVLVGIGFWLHSLTVLLACLFLLGVHSTLFGPVKYAILPQHLHEDELVGGNALIEAGTFVAILVGTLMGGLLAGMEGGAVWITAGCLLVAVAGYVVCRGVPPAPAPEPQLRMNPNPFTETWRNIGFARENRTVFLSILGISWFWLYGALLLAQFPAYAKNVLGGNETSVTLLLATFTLGIGIGSLLCERLSAKQVEIGLVPFGSIGLTIFGLDLAFASPASVPAAPLALMPLLQAPGTLHVLFDLFALGLFGGFFIVPLYALVQLRSSPGHRARIIAANNIMNALFMVVGAGAAAGLLSTGLSIPALFGVAALCNAAVAFYIYGLVPEFLLRFIVWLLVHTVYRLEKKDVERIPDEGAALLICNHVSFVDALVITAACHRPIRFVTDYRLFRVPILSFVLRSGRAIPIAPAKEDPVLMEQAFDAVAAALAEGELVCIFPEGGITFDGELLPFRPGITRILERNPVPVVPLALRGLWGSIFSRQGGKALSQPWKARPFRKIAIAAGDPVAPQAAEPQALRDEVLQLRGAWR, from the coding sequence ATGAGTTCGCAATTTTCACTTCTCAAGACTCGCCGCTTCGGGCCGTTTTTCGGCACGCAATTTCTCGGCGCGTTCAACGACAATCTTTTCAAGAATGCGCTGGTGGTGCTGCTGACTTTCCAGGCGGCGCAGTGGACCACCTTGAAACCCGAGTTGCTGGCCAACCTGGCAGCCGGGATTTTTATCCTGCCATTCTTCCTGTTCTCCGCCACCGCCGGGCAGCTCGCCGACAAGTTCGACAAGGCCATGCTGGCGCGCCAGGTGAAGTTGCTGGAAATCGGCATCACGGTGTTGGTCGGCATCGGTTTCTGGCTGCACAGCCTGACAGTGTTGCTGGCCTGCCTGTTCCTGCTCGGCGTGCATTCCACGCTGTTCGGCCCGGTGAAATACGCGATCCTGCCGCAGCATCTCCATGAAGATGAACTGGTCGGCGGCAATGCCTTGATCGAAGCCGGTACCTTTGTCGCCATCCTGGTCGGTACCCTCATGGGCGGCCTCCTGGCCGGCATGGAAGGCGGCGCCGTATGGATCACGGCAGGCTGCCTGCTGGTGGCAGTCGCCGGCTATGTCGTCTGCCGCGGCGTGCCGCCCGCGCCGGCGCCCGAGCCGCAGCTGCGCATGAACCCCAATCCCTTTACCGAGACCTGGCGCAATATCGGCTTTGCGCGGGAAAACCGCACGGTCTTTCTTTCCATACTCGGCATTTCCTGGTTCTGGCTGTACGGTGCCTTGTTGCTGGCGCAGTTCCCGGCGTACGCCAAGAATGTCCTGGGCGGCAACGAGACCAGCGTGACGCTGCTGCTCGCGACCTTCACTTTAGGGATCGGCATCGGCTCGCTGCTGTGCGAGCGCCTGTCGGCCAAGCAGGTGGAAATTGGCCTGGTGCCCTTCGGCTCGATTGGCTTGACCATCTTCGGCCTCGACCTGGCATTCGCCTCGCCGGCCAGCGTGCCCGCCGCGCCGCTGGCGCTTATGCCGCTGCTGCAGGCGCCGGGTACATTGCATGTGCTGTTCGACCTGTTTGCCCTTGGCCTTTTCGGCGGCTTCTTCATCGTGCCGCTGTATGCGCTGGTGCAGCTGCGCTCAAGCCCGGGCCACCGCGCGCGCATCATCGCCGCCAACAACATCATGAATGCCTTGTTCATGGTGGTCGGCGCCGGCGCGGCCGCAGGTCTTCTGTCGACTGGCCTCAGCATTCCCGCGCTGTTCGGCGTGGCGGCGCTGTGCAACGCGGCGGTGGCGTTCTACATCTATGGCCTGGTGCCGGAATTCCTGCTGCGCTTCATCGTCTGGCTCCTGGTGCATACCGTGTATCGCCTGGAGAAAAAAGACGTGGAACGGATCCCAGACGAGGGCGCGGCGCTGCTCATTTGCAACCACGTCAGCTTTGTCGATGCCCTGGTCATCACGGCGGCCTGTCATCGTCCGATCCGCTTCGTCACGGACTACCGGCTGTTTCGCGTGCCGATTCTGTCCTTCGTGTTGCGCTCCGGCAGGGCGATCCCGATTGCCCCGGCCAAGGAAGATCCCGTCTTGATGGAGCAAGCTTTTGATGCGGTAGCCGCAGCGCTGGCCGAAGGGGAACTGGTATGCATTTTCCCGGAAGGCGGGATTACCTTCGATGGCGAGCTCTTGCCATTCCGTCCCGGGATCACGCGCATTCTCGAGCGCAATCCAGTGCCGGTAGTGCCGCTGGCGCTGCGTGGATTGTGGGGAAGTATTTTCTCGCGGCAGGGTGGCAAGGCACTCAGCCAGCCTTGGAAGGCACGGCCATTCCGCAAGATTGCCATCGCCGCTGGCGATCCGGTAGCGCCGCAAGCAGCGGAACCGCAGGCGCTGCGCGATGAAGTCCTGCAGTTGCGCGGCGCCTGGCGATAG
- a CDS encoding FAD-binding oxidoreductase, with product MAQLQKADIDAFTAQFRGEALLPGNAAYDKARQIWNAMIDRRPALIARCTSPDDIVLAVAFARKHKLLVSIRGGGHNIAGNAVCDGGLMIDLSLMKNVQVDPSTRRASVEPGCTLADFDKAAQAHGLATPLGINSTTGVAGLTLGGGFGWLSRKYGMTVDNLLSANVVTADGRQVHASETENADLFWGLRGGGGNFGIVTNFQFQLHPVGPDVLSGLIVFPFDQARSVLTQFARFTETMPDELNVWMVTRKAPPLPFLPEDVHGKEIIALALCYVGDPAEGMKLIAPLRGFGTAHGEHVGVQPYCAWQQTFDPLLTPGARNYWKSHNFSQLSDDAIAVILDYAAKLPSPQCEIFIGTIGGQTTRIAPGAMAYSSREANYVMNVHGRWESPAEDERVIAWAREFFGKSKPFASSGAYINFLTQDEADRIAFAYGAAYDRLVEIKKKYDPTNFFQMNQNIKPA from the coding sequence ATGGCTCAGCTACAAAAAGCAGACATCGACGCATTCACAGCGCAATTTCGGGGCGAGGCACTTCTTCCTGGCAACGCGGCCTACGACAAGGCGCGCCAGATCTGGAACGCCATGATCGACCGCAGGCCCGCGCTGATCGCCCGCTGCACCTCTCCAGACGATATCGTCCTGGCCGTCGCGTTCGCGCGCAAGCACAAGCTCCTGGTCTCGATCCGCGGGGGCGGGCACAATATCGCCGGCAATGCCGTCTGCGACGGCGGCCTCATGATCGACCTCTCATTGATGAAGAATGTCCAGGTGGATCCGAGCACCCGCCGGGCGAGCGTCGAGCCCGGTTGCACCCTCGCCGATTTCGACAAGGCCGCACAGGCGCACGGCCTCGCCACGCCGCTGGGCATCAACTCGACCACGGGCGTAGCCGGCCTGACGCTCGGAGGCGGCTTCGGCTGGCTGAGCCGGAAGTACGGCATGACCGTCGACAACCTGCTCTCCGCCAATGTCGTTACCGCGGATGGCAGGCAGGTGCACGCCAGCGAAACGGAAAACGCCGACCTGTTCTGGGGGCTGCGTGGTGGCGGCGGGAATTTCGGCATTGTCACCAACTTCCAGTTCCAGCTCCATCCCGTCGGGCCGGACGTGCTGAGCGGGCTCATCGTCTTCCCGTTCGACCAGGCCAGGTCCGTGCTCACGCAGTTCGCCCGTTTCACCGAGACGATGCCGGACGAGCTTAACGTCTGGATGGTCACCCGCAAGGCGCCCCCGCTGCCTTTCCTGCCCGAGGACGTTCACGGCAAAGAAATTATCGCGCTCGCACTGTGCTATGTGGGGGATCCCGCTGAAGGCATGAAGCTGATCGCGCCGCTGCGCGGGTTCGGCACGGCGCACGGCGAGCACGTCGGCGTGCAGCCGTACTGCGCCTGGCAGCAGACCTTCGATCCGCTCCTGACGCCAGGTGCGCGAAACTACTGGAAGTCGCATAACTTCTCGCAGCTCAGTGATGATGCGATCGCCGTCATCCTCGACTACGCCGCCAAGCTGCCATCGCCGCAATGCGAGATCTTCATCGGCACGATCGGTGGCCAGACGACACGCATAGCGCCCGGAGCAATGGCTTACTCAAGCCGGGAAGCCAATTACGTCATGAACGTGCACGGACGCTGGGAGTCGCCTGCCGAGGACGAGCGCGTCATCGCCTGGGCACGCGAGTTCTTCGGCAAGTCAAAGCCGTTCGCCAGCAGCGGCGCGTACATCAACTTCCTCACCCAGGACGAAGCCGACCGCATCGCGTTCGCCTACGGCGCGGCGTATGACCGACTCGTGGAGATCAAGAAAAAATATGACCCGACCAACTTCTTCCAGATGAACCAGAACATCAAGCCGGCCTGA
- a CDS encoding ricin-type beta-trefoil lectin domain protein — MNRFLAKALLAATALCATGIQPALASPDYPPAIWNPAPTCNYTAGRSTPFTHVAIHTTQGSYAGAISWFKNCSASVSAHYVLRSSDGQITQMVREGDRAWHIGSSNGYTVGIEHEGYIANPTAWYTTAMYNASAALTRDILAARSLPSKVYDGSLGWNAKLPDANYNVKGHINYANQTHTDPGSGWDWRRYKTLVDGTPTTTPSKPLPGTIVGYKDLCVDINGGATADGSEVQLWTCNSTKAQQWYLSNWRDIRNPLAAKCMVVGNGGAIADGSPIEEWTCNGGAGQKWWFKNMNIVGGNSGKCVDVPGGNLVSGQALQLHDCNTSDAQKFTFDPPTGTIKTVNNLCVDVSGGSSANGNAVQLWTCNGTPAQQWIPGNGGFRTALNTNSCLDINGNGTANGTKVQVWGCIADNTAQQFGLRGQLETTLGKCLDIPAGNGVSGQSLQLWSCAGNIAQRWTLWQPR, encoded by the coding sequence ATGAATCGATTTTTAGCAAAGGCCTTGCTGGCCGCAACGGCGTTGTGCGCCACGGGCATCCAGCCGGCCCTGGCCTCGCCCGATTATCCGCCGGCGATCTGGAATCCGGCACCGACCTGTAATTACACGGCGGGCCGCTCCACGCCATTCACCCATGTCGCCATCCATACCACGCAAGGCTCGTATGCCGGCGCCATTTCCTGGTTCAAGAATTGCAGCGCCAGCGTCAGCGCGCATTACGTTTTGCGTTCGTCCGACGGCCAGATCACGCAGATGGTGCGCGAAGGCGACCGCGCATGGCATATCGGTTCCTCCAACGGCTACACCGTTGGCATCGAACATGAAGGCTATATCGCCAATCCAACCGCTTGGTATACCACGGCCATGTACAACGCGTCGGCAGCCCTGACACGCGACATCCTGGCGGCGCGTTCCCTGCCAAGCAAGGTGTATGACGGGTCCCTTGGCTGGAATGCCAAGCTGCCTGATGCCAATTACAACGTCAAGGGTCATATCAACTATGCGAACCAGACGCATACCGACCCGGGTTCGGGCTGGGACTGGAGGCGCTACAAGACACTGGTTGACGGCACCCCAACCACGACACCGTCCAAGCCGCTGCCGGGAACGATCGTCGGCTATAAAGACTTGTGCGTGGATATTAACGGCGGCGCCACAGCAGACGGCAGCGAAGTCCAGCTATGGACCTGCAACAGCACCAAAGCGCAGCAATGGTACCTTTCCAATTGGCGTGATATTCGCAACCCGCTGGCCGCCAAATGCATGGTCGTTGGCAATGGCGGCGCAATAGCCGATGGTTCGCCGATCGAGGAATGGACCTGCAACGGCGGGGCTGGCCAGAAGTGGTGGTTTAAAAACATGAACATCGTTGGCGGCAACAGCGGCAAGTGTGTCGATGTACCTGGTGGCAATCTCGTGTCGGGTCAGGCATTGCAGCTGCATGACTGCAATACCAGCGATGCACAGAAATTCACTTTCGATCCGCCTACCGGCACGATCAAGACCGTCAACAATTTGTGCGTCGATGTATCGGGCGGCTCTTCCGCCAATGGCAACGCCGTACAGCTCTGGACTTGCAACGGCACGCCCGCGCAGCAATGGATACCGGGTAATGGCGGCTTCCGTACCGCACTCAATACCAACAGCTGCCTGGATATCAATGGCAATGGCACTGCCAATGGCACCAAGGTGCAGGTCTGGGGTTGTATTGCGGACAATACCGCCCAACAGTTTGGGCTGCGGGGCCAGCTTGAAACTACGCTGGGCAAGTGCCTCGATATCCCGGCAGGCAATGGCGTGTCCGGCCAGAGCCTGCAACTATGGAGTTGTGCCGGCAACATCGCGCAGCGCTGGACCCTGTGGCAGCCACGCTAA
- a CDS encoding LuxR C-terminal-related transcriptional regulator — protein sequence MSTDYILSTKLVIPATPMRIVPRARLMRPQDAPRLILVCAPAGYGKTTLLTAWATEMPAPVAWLSLDGGDNDPLRFLMHFITAIQARHPDFGATITGMLGNAPLPSIGEMMRSLVNQLCNLQGRLCLMLDDLHLVSDVAVHEALAFLVENHPPQLQLIVAGRCDPPFPLARLRGLRQVMEYRASDLRFTPEEVGIFCNDLMQLDLPQQQVDTLAQRTEGWIVGLQLAAVSLHAVSDKAGFIDNFAGDNRHITDFLLDEVLRSRSDEMQGFLLQTSLLERFNAPLCDAVTGRADSRLMLDEMERANMFIVGLDHQRLWYRYHHLFTSLLQSRLRGTDPELARMLCRRASQWCDENGLPTDAINYAIKAEDFVFAADLMEKHGNQLFSHGEISTVLRWAQCLPTALLAQRPALSMMCAWGSFYMDDLVAMDHHIRKVAACIAGFEHAPCGSNERAMWGQLALMRGCRLAYDGSIDGAMAQLHSALSSLHPERTLHRAAAVYLGVTCFVIGELDQAQPLLAQHASIAQVKYNALVPITAVLGLARLHLLRGNLVAAGQVYHNAMREALAVGLHDYPACGMLYIGMGELAYQMNDLAAAERYLLRGVEMTAVGMQYVNTWGRILLAQTRLAAGAAGPQPDVDCEALLARYAGRFVVDLPPLSAALGYLCLNQNRLDVARQWADAAQLSLDLPLAIGREAEYLVLARYFIASRQPLRALTLLDALLPAAEQGKRQAVVIEIGILKATALQALGKPCEALAALQQSVALAEHTRLVRLFINDGAALRCLLVKLARGSDYTACVHSLLGHIAPEAVDKDAGRAHLLPSLFSKKEKEVVLYIARGSSNQEIAQALFISANTIHSHMKSIYAKLGVNSRLQAIERLRELGMMG from the coding sequence GTGTCGACCGATTATATTCTCAGCACCAAACTGGTGATTCCTGCTACGCCGATGCGGATCGTGCCGCGTGCACGCCTGATGCGGCCGCAAGATGCGCCACGCTTGATTCTGGTGTGTGCGCCTGCCGGTTATGGCAAGACCACCTTGCTCACGGCGTGGGCAACAGAGATGCCTGCGCCGGTCGCCTGGCTGTCGCTCGATGGTGGCGACAACGATCCGCTGCGATTCCTGATGCACTTCATTACGGCGATTCAGGCCCGGCATCCCGACTTTGGCGCCACCATCACCGGCATGCTGGGCAACGCTCCCTTGCCCTCGATCGGCGAAATGATGCGCTCGCTGGTCAACCAGCTGTGCAATCTGCAGGGACGCCTGTGCCTCATGCTCGACGACCTGCACCTGGTTAGTGACGTCGCGGTCCATGAAGCGCTCGCCTTCCTGGTGGAGAACCATCCGCCGCAGTTGCAACTCATCGTCGCCGGCCGCTGCGATCCGCCCTTCCCGCTGGCGCGTCTGCGCGGACTGCGTCAGGTAATGGAATACCGCGCAAGCGATCTGCGTTTCACGCCAGAAGAAGTCGGAATTTTCTGCAATGACCTGATGCAGCTGGACTTGCCGCAACAACAGGTCGACACACTGGCACAGCGCACCGAAGGCTGGATCGTCGGCTTGCAGCTGGCGGCAGTATCGCTGCATGCGGTGTCGGACAAGGCCGGATTCATCGATAACTTTGCCGGCGACAACCGGCATATCACCGACTTCCTGCTAGATGAGGTGCTGCGCAGCCGTTCCGACGAAATGCAAGGCTTCTTGCTGCAGACATCCCTGCTCGAACGCTTCAATGCACCCTTGTGCGATGCCGTCACCGGGCGTGCCGACAGCCGCCTGATGCTCGACGAGATGGAACGCGCCAACATGTTCATCGTCGGCCTGGATCACCAGCGCCTGTGGTACCGCTACCATCATCTCTTTACGTCGCTGCTGCAGTCGCGCCTGCGCGGCACTGATCCGGAACTGGCCAGGATGCTGTGCCGGCGCGCCAGCCAGTGGTGCGACGAAAACGGCTTGCCAACCGACGCCATCAATTACGCCATCAAGGCGGAAGATTTTGTGTTTGCCGCCGACCTGATGGAAAAGCATGGCAACCAGCTTTTTTCCCATGGCGAGATCAGTACCGTCCTGCGCTGGGCGCAATGCCTTCCCACTGCGCTCCTGGCACAACGTCCGGCGCTGTCGATGATGTGCGCCTGGGGCAGCTTCTATATGGATGATCTGGTGGCAATGGATCATCATATCCGCAAGGTCGCCGCTTGCATCGCCGGATTCGAGCATGCGCCGTGCGGCAGCAATGAACGCGCCATGTGGGGTCAGCTGGCGCTGATGCGCGGCTGTCGGCTCGCCTATGATGGCAGTATCGACGGCGCAATGGCGCAATTGCATAGCGCGCTATCCTCGCTACATCCGGAACGTACCCTGCATCGGGCGGCGGCAGTCTATCTGGGCGTGACCTGCTTCGTCATTGGCGAACTGGACCAGGCACAACCGCTTCTGGCGCAGCATGCCAGCATCGCCCAGGTGAAGTACAACGCGCTGGTGCCGATCACCGCCGTGCTGGGACTGGCACGCCTGCATCTGTTGCGCGGCAACCTGGTCGCCGCAGGCCAGGTGTATCACAATGCCATGCGCGAAGCGCTGGCGGTCGGGCTGCATGACTACCCGGCCTGCGGCATGCTGTACATCGGCATGGGCGAGCTGGCTTACCAGATGAACGACCTGGCTGCGGCGGAGCGGTATCTGCTGCGCGGCGTGGAAATGACGGCGGTAGGCATGCAGTACGTCAATACCTGGGGCCGCATCCTGCTGGCGCAAACCCGGCTGGCGGCTGGCGCCGCCGGACCGCAACCCGATGTCGATTGCGAAGCATTGCTGGCCCGATATGCAGGCCGCTTCGTGGTCGATTTGCCGCCGCTTTCGGCGGCGCTCGGCTATCTCTGCCTGAACCAGAATCGACTCGACGTCGCCCGGCAATGGGCCGATGCAGCCCAGCTGTCGCTCGATTTGCCGCTGGCCATCGGCCGCGAAGCCGAATACCTGGTTCTCGCGCGTTACTTCATTGCATCTCGGCAACCATTAAGGGCACTGACCCTGCTTGATGCCCTGCTGCCTGCCGCCGAACAGGGCAAGCGCCAGGCAGTTGTCATCGAAATCGGCATTCTCAAGGCAACGGCGCTGCAGGCGCTGGGCAAGCCATGTGAAGCGCTGGCAGCATTGCAGCAATCCGTGGCATTGGCCGAGCATACCCGGCTGGTGCGGCTGTTTATCAATGACGGCGCCGCCTTGCGCTGCTTGCTGGTCAAACTGGCGCGCGGCAGCGATTACACTGCCTGCGTCCATTCCCTGCTGGGCCATATCGCACCGGAAGCCGTCGATAAAGATGCCGGCCGTGCCCACCTGCTGCCATCGCTGTTCAGCAAAAAGGAAAAGGAAGTCGTCCTGTATATCGCCAGGGGCAGTTCGAACCAGGAAATTGCCCAGGCCTTGTTCATTTCCGCCAATACCATCCATTCCCACATGAAGAGCATCTATGCCAAGCTAGGTGTCAACAGCCGGCTGCAAGCCATCGAGCGTTTGCGCGAGCTCGGCATGATGGGTTAA